A region of Pseudomonas putida DNA encodes the following proteins:
- a CDS encoding YiiD C-terminal domain-containing protein — MNTDSQYLQSVLHSDIPLTREMGLEVIDWQQHTLRLQLPLAANVNHKSTMFGGSLYCAAVLVGWGWLHLRLRELGIDDGHIVIQEGQISYPLPVTGAAVARCAAPDEKTWARFVTMYQRRGRARLTLETTVSNAGSDAPAVRFSGQYVLHR, encoded by the coding sequence ATGAACACCGACAGCCAGTATTTGCAGTCCGTACTGCACAGCGATATCCCCCTGACCCGCGAAATGGGCCTGGAGGTCATCGACTGGCAGCAGCACACCCTGCGCCTGCAACTGCCGCTGGCAGCCAACGTCAACCACAAGAGCACCATGTTCGGCGGCAGCTTGTACTGCGCCGCAGTGCTGGTGGGTTGGGGGTGGCTGCACCTGCGCTTGCGCGAGCTGGGCATCGATGACGGGCATATCGTCATCCAGGAGGGGCAGATCAGTTACCCGCTGCCGGTCACAGGTGCCGCGGTGGCTCGCTGTGCGGCGCCGGATGAGAAGACCTGGGCGCGCTTCGTGACAATGTACCAGCGCCGTGGTCGGGCGCGTTTGACGCTGGAAACCACCGTCAGCAATGCCGGTAGCGACGCGCCTGCCGTGA
- a CDS encoding sigma-54-dependent transcriptional regulator, with translation MTPETLIDSQAQVILVDDDPHLRQALSQTLDLAGLKVVALADAQGLAERIEADWPGVVVSDIRMPGIDGLQLLEQLHGRDSELPVLLITGHGDVPLAVQAMRAGAYDFLEKPFASDALLDSVRRALALRRLVLDNRSLRLALSDRQQLATRLVGQSPAMLRLREQIGALAGTRADVLILGETGAGKEVVARALHDLSSRREGPFVAINAGALAESVVESELFGHEPGAFTGAQKRRIGKFEFANGGTLFLDEIESMSLDVQVKLLRMLQERVVERLGGNQLIPLDIRIIAATKEDLRQSADQGRFRADLYYRLNVAPLRIPPLRERGDDILVLFQHFADAASQRHGLAPHTLQPAQRALLLRHDWPGNVRELQNVAERFALGLELALDGQAPAAATPTAAVLTGNLSEQVEQFERSLIAAELAQPHSSMRSLAEALGIPRKTLHDKLRKHSLSFEGGSGGHDDQEDNRP, from the coding sequence ATGACCCCCGAGACACTGATCGACAGCCAAGCCCAGGTCATTCTGGTCGACGACGACCCGCACCTGCGCCAGGCCCTGAGCCAGACCCTGGACCTTGCCGGGCTCAAGGTGGTGGCGCTGGCCGATGCCCAAGGCCTGGCCGAGCGTATCGAAGCTGACTGGCCCGGTGTGGTGGTCAGCGACATCCGCATGCCTGGCATCGATGGCCTACAGCTGCTGGAGCAACTGCACGGTCGCGACAGCGAACTGCCCGTGCTGCTGATTACCGGCCACGGCGATGTGCCGCTAGCAGTACAGGCCATGCGCGCCGGTGCCTATGACTTTCTCGAAAAGCCGTTCGCCAGCGACGCCCTGCTCGACAGCGTGCGCCGTGCCCTGGCCCTGCGTCGCCTGGTGCTGGACAACCGCAGCCTGCGCCTGGCCTTGAGCGACCGCCAGCAACTGGCCACCCGCCTGGTGGGCCAGTCGCCGGCAATGCTGCGCCTGCGCGAGCAGATCGGCGCCCTGGCCGGCACCCGCGCCGATGTGCTGATTCTGGGTGAAACCGGCGCGGGCAAAGAAGTGGTGGCCCGCGCCCTGCATGACTTGTCCAGCCGCCGCGAGGGGCCCTTCGTGGCCATCAACGCTGGGGCACTGGCCGAATCAGTGGTCGAGAGCGAGCTGTTTGGCCATGAACCCGGCGCCTTCACCGGGGCGCAGAAGCGGCGTATCGGCAAGTTCGAGTTCGCCAATGGCGGCACGCTGTTCCTCGACGAAATCGAGAGCATGAGCCTGGATGTGCAGGTCAAACTGCTGCGCATGCTGCAGGAGCGAGTGGTCGAGCGCCTGGGTGGCAACCAGCTGATCCCGCTGGATATCCGCATCATTGCCGCCACCAAGGAAGACCTGCGCCAGTCCGCCGACCAGGGGCGCTTCCGTGCCGACCTGTATTACCGCCTGAACGTGGCGCCGCTGCGCATCCCCCCGCTGCGTGAGCGCGGTGACGACATCCTGGTGTTGTTCCAGCACTTCGCCGATGCAGCCAGCCAGCGTCACGGCTTGGCGCCGCACACCCTGCAGCCGGCACAGCGCGCCTTGCTGCTGCGCCACGACTGGCCAGGCAATGTGCGCGAGCTGCAGAACGTCGCCGAACGCTTCGCCCTTGGCCTGGAGCTGGCCCTCGACGGCCAGGCGCCGGCAGCGGCAACGCCAACAGCGGCGGTATTGACCGGCAACCTCAGCGAGCAGGTCGAACAGTTCGAGCGCTCGCTGATTGCAGCCGAGCTCGCCCAGCCGCATAGCTCCATGCGCAGCCTGGCCGAGGCGCTGGGCATTCCCCGCAAGACCCTGCATGACAAGCTGCGTAAACACAGCCTCAGTTTTGAAGGCGGCAGCGGCGGCCACGACGACCAGGAGGACAACCGTCCATGA
- a CDS encoding TonB-dependent receptor, protein MLVPCRLSPLTLGLSLLFSASLANAATTTLPELSVTAESEREEDNPRVKEVSTATRTSTPVRYVPQAIDTVKTANVLDYGNNTLGKALEGIPNVSSGADTRFDSVRIRGFEASNDFYLDGIRDDSQYIRDLNNIERVEVLKGPAAVLYGRGSQGGIVNRVSKAPEHGRRSSIEAQGGSEDLRSLYADLSADPSDTISLRLNLGNQDTNSFRDGIDGSRQLFAPSMSWQLSPDLNWLVQYEYSRYNRTPDRGIPGVNGRPADVSRSTTYGDTQRDYIDDRAQSLRSRLNYQLNETWQLRHTLGLFKLDSEFDNTYAVGYDASKNTVTRQRWQQDLNTRNLFNNLEAEGDFNTLGLEHKLLVGLEFGSQRRDPTLYSAAPNSVPSLDVGNPNRGLQHTGPMLLSSDNHTVVQSRGLYLQDQVRLNDQWQLLAGVRFDQFEVETTNKDGLTEPQDSNTTSPRLGVVYTPWRDHSFYASWSKTFSPVGGGLIGITPGAPGNSNDTGPELTRQKEIGVKSDWLDQRLTTTLAVYELELYNRRTRDANDPRITVLTGLQRSRGIELTATGNIVGNWYVRGGIGLQDATIVKDNNNQEGNRINDVAKRNASLFVTWKPELGWYAETGLTLVGDRYADNQNTTVLPGYGRWDALAGYRTHDWDVRAALNNIADKTYYSSATSAAQIQVGDPRSLVVTSTYRF, encoded by the coding sequence ATGCTTGTACCCTGCCGCCTTTCTCCCCTGACGCTTGGCCTGTCGCTGCTGTTCAGCGCCAGCCTGGCCAATGCCGCCACCACCACCTTGCCGGAACTGTCAGTCACCGCCGAAAGCGAGCGCGAAGAGGACAACCCGCGGGTCAAGGAGGTCAGTACCGCAACGCGCACCTCGACGCCGGTGCGCTACGTGCCCCAGGCCATCGACACGGTAAAGACCGCCAACGTTCTGGACTACGGCAACAACACCCTGGGCAAGGCGCTTGAAGGCATCCCCAACGTCAGCAGCGGCGCCGACACCCGCTTCGACAGCGTGCGCATCCGCGGTTTCGAGGCCAGCAACGACTTCTACCTGGACGGCATTCGCGACGACAGCCAGTACATCCGCGACCTCAATAACATCGAGCGGGTCGAAGTGCTCAAAGGGCCGGCAGCGGTGCTGTATGGCCGTGGCAGCCAGGGTGGCATCGTCAACCGCGTCAGCAAGGCGCCGGAGCACGGCCGCCGCTCGAGCATCGAGGCGCAAGGCGGTAGCGAAGATCTGCGCAGCCTGTACGCCGACCTCAGCGCCGACCCCAGCGATACCATCAGCCTGCGCCTGAACCTGGGCAACCAGGACACCAACAGCTTCCGCGATGGCATCGATGGCAGCCGCCAGTTGTTCGCCCCGTCGATGAGCTGGCAGCTCTCGCCCGACCTGAACTGGCTGGTGCAGTACGAGTACAGCCGCTACAACCGCACCCCAGACCGTGGCATCCCCGGGGTCAATGGCCGCCCGGCAGACGTCAGCCGCAGCACCACCTATGGCGATACCCAACGCGACTACATCGATGACCGCGCCCAGTCGCTGCGCTCGCGGCTCAACTACCAGCTCAACGAAACCTGGCAACTGCGCCACACCCTTGGCCTGTTCAAGCTCGACAGCGAGTTCGACAACACCTACGCGGTGGGCTACGACGCCAGCAAAAACACCGTTACTCGCCAGCGCTGGCAGCAGGACCTGAACACCCGCAACCTGTTCAACAACCTCGAAGCCGAGGGCGACTTCAACACCTTGGGGCTGGAGCACAAGCTATTGGTAGGCCTGGAGTTCGGCAGCCAACGGCGCGACCCGACCCTTTACAGCGCTGCGCCGAACTCTGTGCCAAGCCTGGACGTCGGCAACCCCAACCGTGGCCTGCAACACACTGGCCCCATGTTGCTGTCGAGCGACAACCACACCGTGGTTCAAAGCCGTGGCCTTTACCTGCAAGACCAGGTCCGCCTGAACGATCAATGGCAGTTGCTCGCCGGCGTGCGATTCGACCAGTTCGAGGTAGAGACCACCAACAAGGACGGCCTGACCGAGCCGCAGGACAGCAACACCACCAGCCCGCGCCTGGGTGTGGTCTACACGCCGTGGCGCGACCACTCCTTCTACGCCTCGTGGAGCAAGACCTTCTCGCCGGTGGGCGGTGGCCTGATCGGCATTACCCCTGGCGCGCCGGGCAACAGCAATGACACCGGGCCAGAGCTCACCCGGCAGAAAGAGATCGGGGTCAAGAGCGACTGGCTCGACCAGCGCCTGACCACCACCCTCGCGGTGTATGAACTGGAGCTGTACAACCGCCGCACGCGTGACGCCAACGACCCGAGAATCACCGTGCTCACCGGTTTGCAACGTTCACGGGGCATCGAGCTGACCGCCACCGGCAACATTGTCGGCAACTGGTACGTGCGTGGGGGCATCGGCCTGCAGGATGCAACCATCGTCAAGGACAACAACAACCAGGAGGGCAACCGCATCAACGACGTGGCCAAGCGTAACGCCAGCCTGTTCGTGACCTGGAAGCCGGAGCTGGGATGGTACGCCGAGACCGGGCTGACGTTGGTCGGTGACCGTTATGCCGACAACCAGAACACCACGGTGTTGCCAGGCTATGGCCGCTGGGATGCGCTGGCCGGCTACCGCACCCACGACTGGGATGTGCGGGCGGCGTTGAACAACATTGCCGACAAGACTTACTACAGTTCGGCAACCAGTGCTGCGCAGATCCAGGTGGGCGACCCGCGCAGCCTGGTGGTGACGAGCACTTACAGGTTCTGA
- a CDS encoding sensor histidine kinase, with protein sequence MIAKPTPPRRPRWRSLALLTLCLIPLLWPLHHLAERYYQEELASQNRQTLDLYVANLLGTLHRYETLPQILGDLPALRGVLADPFRLEAVTNANRLLKDIVQQTGAEVMYLMDVSGNTLAASNWDKHDSFVGRNFAFRPYFNEAMAGHLGRFFGQGTTSAKRGYFFAAAVRDRERIVGVLVVKVDLDHTETLWGRTPEQLLLTDHNGVVILTSRPDWRFRATRALTEAERQAIIAIQPYPTQAPQPLQLNHDAWITQTRDIKETGWQVSILAPRILVDRSVQTVMAIGAGTLLVLVLLAGLVMQRRRHYIDRIDFEARGRQELEKRVAERTADLEGLNTRLKRAVLDRENAQQEAVRAQDELVQAGKLSVLGTMSASISHELNQPLAAIRSYAENAEILLDHQRTDDARGNLKLIGELTGRMASIIAHLRAFARRDRHAPESVALQPALDDALALLAKRRRAMAVELIRDLPEATLWVQAGETRLRQVLGNLLANALDALTEKANPRRLWLSAEQRDGYVYLYIRDNGPGFSRQALEHAKEPFFTTKTRTQGLGLGLAICESLMRALGGELLLANHPEGGALLTLQLRVAAPGATLPNSEDPSA encoded by the coding sequence ATGATCGCAAAACCCACGCCTCCACGCCGTCCCCGCTGGCGCAGCCTGGCCCTGCTGACCCTGTGCCTGATCCCACTCCTGTGGCCGCTGCATCACCTGGCCGAGCGCTACTATCAGGAAGAACTGGCCTCACAGAACCGCCAGACCCTCGACCTGTATGTCGCCAACCTGCTAGGCACCCTGCACCGCTACGAAACCCTGCCGCAGATCCTCGGCGACCTGCCGGCGCTGCGCGGTGTGCTGGCCGACCCGTTCCGCCTGGAAGCGGTGACCAACGCCAACCGCCTGCTCAAGGACATCGTCCAGCAGACCGGTGCCGAGGTGATGTACCTGATGGACGTCAGCGGCAATACCCTGGCCGCCTCCAACTGGGACAAGCACGACAGCTTCGTCGGTCGCAACTTCGCCTTCCGCCCCTACTTCAACGAGGCCATGGCCGGCCACCTGGGGCGCTTCTTCGGCCAGGGCACCACCTCGGCCAAGCGTGGCTACTTCTTCGCCGCCGCCGTGCGCGACCGCGAGCGGATCGTGGGCGTGCTGGTGGTCAAGGTCGACTTGGACCACACCGAAACCCTGTGGGGCCGCACCCCAGAGCAACTGTTGCTGACCGACCATAACGGCGTGGTGATCCTCACCTCTCGGCCGGACTGGCGCTTCCGCGCCACCCGTGCACTGACCGAGGCCGAGCGCCAGGCGATCATCGCCATCCAGCCGTACCCGACCCAGGCCCCGCAACCGCTGCAGCTCAACCACGATGCGTGGATCACCCAGACCCGCGACATCAAGGAAACCGGCTGGCAGGTCAGCATCCTCGCCCCGCGCATCCTGGTCGACCGCTCGGTGCAGACCGTGATGGCCATCGGCGCCGGCACGCTGCTGGTGCTGGTGCTGCTGGCCGGCCTGGTGATGCAACGGCGGCGTCACTACATCGACCGCATCGACTTCGAGGCCCGCGGCCGCCAGGAGCTGGAAAAACGCGTGGCCGAACGCACCGCCGACCTCGAAGGCCTCAACACCCGCCTCAAGCGTGCCGTGCTCGACCGTGAAAATGCCCAGCAGGAAGCGGTGCGGGCCCAGGACGAACTGGTCCAGGCCGGCAAGCTGTCGGTGCTGGGCACCATGTCGGCGAGTATCAGCCACGAGCTCAACCAGCCGCTGGCGGCCATCCGCAGCTACGCCGAGAACGCCGAGATCCTGCTCGACCACCAGCGCACCGATGACGCCCGTGGCAACCTCAAGCTGATCGGTGAGCTGACCGGGCGCATGGCCTCGATCATCGCCCACCTGCGCGCCTTCGCCCGCCGCGACCGCCACGCCCCGGAAAGCGTGGCCCTGCAGCCGGCGCTGGACGACGCCCTGGCGCTGCTAGCCAAGCGCCGCCGAGCGATGGCCGTTGAGCTGATCCGCGACCTGCCGGAGGCCACCTTGTGGGTACAGGCGGGTGAAACCCGACTGCGCCAGGTGCTCGGCAACCTGCTGGCCAACGCCCTCGACGCCCTCACCGAAAAAGCCAACCCGCGCCGCCTCTGGCTGAGTGCCGAACAGCGCGATGGCTACGTCTACCTGTACATTCGCGACAACGGCCCGGGTTTCAGCCGCCAGGCGCTGGAGCATGCCAAGGAACCGTTCTTCACCACCAAGACCCGTACCCAGGGTCTGGGCCTGGGGCTGGCCATCTGCGAAAGCCTGATGCGCGCCCTTGGCGGCGAACTGCTGCTGGCCAACCACCCTGAAGGCGGCGCCTTGCTCACCCTGCAACTGCGCGTGGCCGCACCCGGCGCTACCCTGCCCAATTCGGAGGACCCCTCGGCATGA
- the rfbC gene encoding dTDP-4-dehydrorhamnose 3,5-epimerase: protein MNIIPTEIPDVLIIEPTVYGDSRGFFFEAFNAREFAKQTGVTLDFVQDNHSRSIKGVLRGLHYQVENTQGKLVRVVQGEIRDIAVDVRKRSPTFGKWVAVHLSADNHRQLWIPPGFAHGFSVVSDSAEFLYKTTDYYNPGADRCIRWDDPQLAIDWQLEGPPVLSEKDKVGVALSEAQLLP, encoded by the coding sequence ATGAACATCATTCCCACCGAGATCCCTGACGTACTGATCATCGAGCCGACGGTGTACGGTGACAGCCGTGGCTTTTTCTTCGAAGCCTTCAACGCCCGCGAATTCGCGAAGCAGACCGGCGTCACCTTGGACTTCGTCCAGGACAACCACTCGCGCTCCATCAAGGGCGTGCTGCGCGGCCTGCACTACCAGGTGGAAAACACCCAGGGCAAACTGGTGCGCGTGGTACAGGGCGAGATACGCGACATTGCCGTGGATGTACGCAAGCGCTCGCCCACGTTCGGCAAGTGGGTTGCGGTGCACCTGTCGGCCGATAATCATCGGCAACTGTGGATTCCACCTGGGTTCGCCCACGGTTTCTCGGTGGTCAGCGACTCGGCCGAGTTTCTCTACAAGACCACTGACTACTACAACCCTGGCGCCGACCGTTGCATCCGTTGGGACGATCCGCAGCTTGCCATCGACTGGCAACTCGAAGGGCCGCCGGTGTTGTCGGAAAAGGACAAGGTCGGTGTAGCGCTGAGCGAGGCGCAGTTGCTGCCCTGA
- the aguA gene encoding agmatine deiminase produces MKTLNSTPRADGFHMPAEWAPQTQVWMVWPERSDNWRLGGKPAQAAHVTLAKAIARFEPVTVGVSAGQYENARRQLDLPNIRVVEISNDDAWVRDTGPTFVINDHGEVRGVDWGFNAWGGFDGGLYAPWNRDEELAAKVLEMERCQRYQTEGFVLEGGSIHVDGEGTVITTEECLLNRNRNPHLGREQIEAVLREHLAVDTVVWLPDGLYNDETDGHVDNFCCYVRPGEVLLAWTDDSNDPNYARCHAALEVLKNTRDAKGREFVVHKMPIPGPLFATAEECDGVDQVAGSQERDPSVRLAGSYVNFLIVNGGIIAPSFDDPADAQARAILAKIFPDHEVVMIPGRELLLGGGNIHCLTQQQPAPVKR; encoded by the coding sequence ATGAAAACCCTCAATTCTACCCCCCGTGCCGACGGCTTTCACATGCCCGCTGAATGGGCGCCGCAGACCCAGGTTTGGATGGTCTGGCCGGAGCGTTCGGACAACTGGCGCCTGGGTGGCAAACCGGCGCAGGCTGCCCATGTGACACTGGCCAAAGCCATCGCCCGTTTTGAGCCGGTGACCGTGGGCGTTTCCGCAGGCCAATACGAAAACGCCCGTCGCCAACTCGACCTGCCGAACATCCGCGTCGTGGAAATCAGCAATGACGATGCCTGGGTGCGCGACACCGGCCCTACCTTCGTCATCAACGATCATGGCGAAGTACGCGGCGTTGACTGGGGCTTTAATGCCTGGGGCGGTTTCGATGGCGGCCTCTACGCGCCATGGAACCGTGACGAGGAGCTGGCCGCCAAGGTCCTGGAAATGGAGCGCTGCCAGCGCTACCAGACCGAAGGCTTCGTGCTGGAAGGTGGCTCGATCCACGTGGACGGCGAAGGTACCGTGATCACCACCGAGGAATGCCTGCTCAACCGTAACCGCAACCCGCACCTGGGCCGCGAGCAGATCGAAGCGGTACTGCGCGAGCACCTGGCGGTCGATACCGTGGTCTGGCTGCCGGACGGCCTGTACAACGACGAAACCGACGGCCACGTCGACAACTTCTGCTGTTACGTGCGCCCAGGCGAAGTGTTACTGGCCTGGACCGATGATTCCAACGACCCCAACTACGCACGCTGCCACGCCGCCCTGGAGGTGCTGAAAAACACCCGCGACGCCAAAGGCCGTGAGTTCGTGGTGCACAAGATGCCGATTCCGGGCCCACTGTTTGCCACTGCCGAAGAGTGTGACGGTGTCGATCAGGTGGCCGGCAGCCAAGAGCGCGACCCATCGGTGCGCCTGGCTGGATCGTACGTGAACTTCCTGATCGTCAACGGCGGCATCATCGCGCCGAGCTTCGATGACCCGGCCGATGCCCAGGCCAGAGCGATCCTGGCCAAGATCTTCCCGGATCACGAAGTGGTGATGATCCCTGGCCGTGAGTTGCTGCTGGGGGGCGGCAACATCCATTGCCTGACCCAGCAGCAACCGGCACCGGTCAAGCGCTGA